The genomic window AAGGGCTGTAATACTACTGTATGTCTAGAAAGTTTGAGGCTCTATTCAAAACACACCCCACCCCTGAAACAATAGGTAGACCCGGGAGGTTCAATTAGTGGATTTTTGCCAATAACTAAAACGGGGAAGTAACAGGAAATTCCACACACCATTACACAGAGCTTCATCCAAAAGAGACCACTTACATAAACCGCAGGACCCTCATTTAATATCTCATTCGCTGTATTATTATAGAGCTGTCTTTAGGCCTCCTTCATTTATATCTAGTTGTTCATAACCACAACAACAACACCATTATCTGCCAGCTTGATGTAGATGGTAGCTCCTTTTTGCTGTAGAAGATCTTCACTATTCAAGCTCACAATATTTTGGACCCCATGGCGGTCCCCCTCCACTGCAAGGACAATTTGTTGTGAACCGTGAAGAAATCACGGGCAGATCCTAGACAGATACGTTCAGGGGTATTGTGGACCTGAACTGCGCTCTTAATCACAGGTCCTATAAAATAGGAAGGAGGAAAGCAAGGGCATATGGATACTCCCCCTATTAAGAGTTACAGATGGTATCCTAGGGATGTGCAATTTTTTATGAAGAAGATCTCTGTGATTCATGCTCAAAATATTTTCTTTGCACGCAGAGCTCAGAAATGTCAAGTAACCCTCAGCGTGAACATTTCTTGCTGTTTTGTTTAGTGAGGACGACAGTTTTCTTTCATTAAAAACAATCCTTTAAATTCTTTTAAATTGACttttagggatttgatcaaactTTTGGAGTCATTAAATTAAAGAAGAAGttcggagtaaaaaaaaatattttcaagcaGGCAGCAAGccgtacttacctctccctgtgcctccatagcgCTTTCTCAATGGTCCTGGACCCCTGCCAGGCTAAGTGATCTCCTGCTTacgatggattgcccactcagccaatcactgactgggacgggacaccgttgcagtcactgattggctgaggaggcaaTCCATCAGAGggattgtgcatcccccccccgaCTCGGGGTGACATCGCACCTTGTGGGAAAATGAGTTCCGTTGAGGATCCTGGAACCTTTAGTGCTTGTTTATCAtgttctctggacttctcctttaatctgttGTTGGAGATTGGACCTCTTTATTTGAGTAATTCATAGTCCttgttcaaagaaaaaaaaaactcactcaATAGAGAAAGACATAGTCTATGTATCTCCAACAGCCCACAATTTTCTGGGCTTGGTGGGGCACATAGACAAAGTTTCACATACAAATTTGCAGTAGAATGCACCACGTTGGACCCCATGGCGGTCCCCTTATGCGGCAAGAACAATTTATTGTCAAATATAAAGAAATTGCATGTTAAGGTCAGTTCTAGAAGAAATAGTAACAAACTGTTGTCACTCTTTAGTGTATATGGAAGCTCTTAATGCTCTTCTGGTGGTGTCTATCCCCTTATCATGTCCATTGGATGTACACGGACAAGCTATACTATAAATGCAATAAAGGTGATACCCAAGACATTAATATAATTTTGGACAAGAAATCAGAAGTATCTTCTATATGAGATTTCATTATCAAAGACTAAGGGCTGTAATACTACTGTATGTCTAGAAAGTTTGAGGCTCTATTCAAAACACACCCCACCCCTGAAACAATAGGTAGACCCGGGAGGTTCAATTAGTGGATTTTTGCCAATAACTAAAACGGGGAAGTAACAGGAAATTCCACACACCATTACACAGAGTTTCATCCAAAAGAGACCACTTACATAAACCGCAGGACCTTCATTTAATATCTCATTCGCTGTATTATTATAGAGCTGTCTTTAGGCCTCCTTCATTTATATCTAGTTGTTCATAACCACAACAACAACACCATTATCTGCCAGCTTGATGTTGATGGTAGCTCCTTTTTGCTGTAGAAGATCTTCACTATTCAAGCTCACAATATTTTGGACCCCATGGCGGTCCCCCTCCACTGCAAGGACAATTTGTTGTGAACCGTGAAGAAATCATGGGCAGATCCTAGACAGATACGTTCAGGGGTATTGTGGACCTGAACTGCGCTCTTAATCACAGGTCCTATAAAATAGGAAGGAGGAAAGCAAGGGCATATGGATACTCCCCCTATTAAGAGATACATCGCTTTCTATGACTAGGCTAAATTGTTGCTCTTTTTTAAACATGATGTAAGACAGTCAGCTGAGGATCGGCTCCTCAGCTCATCGTTATTTgcccaaatcggcctgattcagcagataatcggtctgtgtattagggcccttagggtactattacacaaagcgattatcggtcgtTCTTGGATGATTACCGTCTGTtgcagctgataatcgttttgtgtaatgcaCAATGTCATATTTGTTCACCCCACGGTCTAATAAAACCGCTTGGAGGACTGGGGCGCCGTTAGGAGCATTGTGCCACCCCCATAGGGTTACCATTTGCAtttggggtggtttacactgtttgcaaatggtaaccaagagccccattatttttgtggaagttttttttggcagttgggggggctgcttttgactattttcatgtctgtggtgggtctgtatcttgctgttgcagtgagctgttgcatttttatgttttttgtgtgtttgcaatttcagccatagcaacgtgctcctgcctagtgtgaatgatgttctaggagagctgaccaaatttgtattttttttgctcTGGCTGCTGTATTCACATAAATCTGGCTTTTCCTGTCACTGTTTTTACCTCACAACACAACAGAACCTTGCCTTCTTTTACCTCACACCACAGGACCTTGCCTCCTGTTACTGCTGCACACTGACTGACTGGACTCCTTTTCCTGATCCTTCTATGCCCCTCCTCTTCCAGCATGCACACCACACCTCTTACTGTTAACTCCCTCACTGCTGGAAAACTAGCAATGTTGTGTGCTGGCACTACTGGCATTCTCTAACTGCCAGACAGAGGTAATTAGCTAACCCTTGACAGTGACAGTCAAACGTACCCTGGAACACACTGGTCATACAGGATTGATAACACCAGACAAAGAACAAACAATATTTGTGGGAATAGAAACATTGTCATTGAAAGTGAATGCTTTAGAGACATGaagtttacaggtggagcagtatttatttctgcactgcagtgttggtttactacaggtggagcagtatgtatttccaCACTGTTGTTCTGATTTATCGCTGGTAGAGATGCGCTGCACTGTGGTGCACTATGAACCCAGCTTAACTAGATAGTAGATTTAGAATTTTGCAGTTCTAGCATAAACTGTTCTAGGCATTCCTAGCCACCTTTGAGACTGGGGTCATGGCCAGATATGGCGGCTGGGTAAGCTGGGTAACAACCTGTGTGGAGGTGTAGTGAAGGATAAACTGATCATATACAACTCCCAGGATGTATCAAAGATATATTGTGTGTATCTATCATGCAGTACTATGTCTGTGGTCACCATTGTGGCTCCATTGTGGTCACCCCAGAAATCTGTATAGCTGTATACAAGGgatttattactatatagagggcaatTCTGCACAGGGCTCTGGCCCTGGCAATGTGGATATGCTTTGTAAAGTGTTgattctactgtatatagagtaagaaattattattattattcacattGTTATAACCTGTGATCTGTGCACAAGATGGTGAGACTTGTGATATGCAGTGAGATGTTGTTCCGCTATATAACATTGCCCTATGGTTACTTTTGCAGTGAGGTCTCAGGACAAAATCCCAATATCTCTGGTGTTCGTCCCATTTGAAGAAACTGTGTGGCTGAACTGCTCTACTCCTGATCCAGATGACACAACACATGAATCCAGATTAGAGAAGCGCAATATCACGAAGGGGCCCAACTGGTCCGCAGTTGAAGTCCTTGTCGATGACTGGGAGAACAATCAAATATTCTGTATGACTGATGGCAAAGAAATTATGTTGCATGAAGTAATGGCGTATGGTGAGTAGTAAACTATACGTTAGAGCTACAATCAGGGTGCTTTATGATAAAGTGGTAGTTGCCCCCATTTTTTAGAAGGGTCTCCCGATAATAAGCCGATCGCAGAACGTCCCACTGCTAGAACTGCCAGGGATCAGCTGTATTTTGAATAAAAACCTAGCAGCAAATATTTAATTTCCCTGTAGTGCCCCCTCAGGATCagtgataagcgaacatgttcgtaaatattcgtatgttcgtacaaacatggcgctaattgttcgtgttcaccgATCTCGACAATTTGTTCAataatcggaatggttataacaatcattttagaACATATTCGAAAAAGCGAATATTCATCtcgcgatgtacgcaactgcttaagtttcctcccaccaatttgaaagagccaataacgtgtggggaaggaagggcacatcaggtaatgtagtagccatgttcactactggcattactgtgattggctgtacgattagcgtcattTACATGCTATAAAAATGCCACGTTGAGGcgaattttctcccaggcttTTCTGATTCTTATGCCAGTTCAGTAGAGAGAGTGACACAAGCAGGGacaacatctaaatttagttaggcagcaatgtTTACAGTGGTAGTTAGTGGTAGTTGTATTATTCATGGAAACTAGTGATGCCAGCTTTCAAGcattgcatacttaccttctgccctgcttgtgatccagcatccctctataccacctctcctgtcctgtatattcaGGCCCGCCTCCTCCGACTGGCAATTAttcctgaggaggaggcagcctgaagatacagcagcaacTGGAGGACAGGAGAGCCGGATCACAGGCAgggcagaaggtaagtatgcattgcaattgtgatctggaaactggcagcacaagTAAAATTTTTCTCTTTAAGATGTATGGCCAATGATAAAtttaaaagacacgatcagccaaggatcagctCTCCCCAGTAATACAACTAAATGAATACATATATGAATGTTCACTTGATGTCATTGCAGTTCTGCCTTCCAGCATCTCTATAGATCTGCAACCCCAGCTAGAAGAAGGAAAAGAATATACAATCACTTGTACGGTTGATCAAGTTGCTCCTTTGCAGTATCTTACCGTATACATCACCAGAGGAGGGGAGgtcatcagcagcagatcctatgCAGGACCCCATGTGAGGGACAGACAGACTGTGAGTCACTCATATACATTCAACGCTAGTCGCAGTGACAACCTCATGAACTTCTCCTGTGAGGCCGTCCTGCAACTTGGATCAGAACGTCACACAGTCACGTCCTCCGAGATACCTGCACGGACCTACAGTAAGTTGGATGACACTTGGCCTTTCAGTCTTCAGCTACAATACGTGATGTATGGCCCATAGTCCTCTCCCTAAAGAGTTTTTTCAACTTACAAAGTAATTCCTATCCACAGGGGGATAAGAATAATTTTGTAAGTTCACAAGACCCCTTTAAAAGATCAAATTAATTAGAATTTCCACCCAAAAATGTAAAATAGTCATATGTGCATGAGGACCTGGAGGACTAAGCGTAGTCTAAACCCCCTGTTGGTTGTAATGGTCATTGCCCCCTTTACCACCATCTTAGTTATAATATAGTTTGAGTATATTCCCATGAGCTCCTTCTGTCCATCTAGAACTTTAATTTCTGTCACATAGCTGGTCAGTCGACATTTGGGCCAAAAAAGGTGGTAATCCTAGTATCTGATCGGCTCAGGAAAAATAAAACTGAAGTTCTGTCTGTCACCACTAGGGGCATATGAATTTTTACTCAGAATGACAAAAATGCCTAtgctgtgagctccccctagtggtagacACAACATGACAGAATGTGAAGGTATAAGGAACATTAAAACTTTTGTAACTTTCTATGAATATAAAATTGTGGACACATTTATATAAATTAAATTCCAGAGCTCACAATAATAATGCTATGTCTATTAAGGTTTCAATATCTCACATTAATCTATCTTATTCCTGTAATATCAGCCCTGCCGGACGCTCCTGTTGTATCGGTGCAGGAATGGATAGAAATTGGGACCTCCTTTACAGCCGAGTGTCTGGTCACCAATGGATTTCCCCCACAAGATGTCAGATTGAGCCTATTCATTGATGACACCCCATTAGATGTCATTCCTATGGTGACAGATGATGGAACCGTAAAGGGCACGGCCTATGGGAACGCTGCTTATCCACGTCCAGGACTGAGAACCATCCGCTGTGAATCTGAATTATTTACTTTGTTTACAGCGACTGCAGTGAATGTAACGTTTTATGGTAAGTTGTTGGGGTTCGGCCATGCGGACCCCAAGTCCTACCAGGCTGCATAGGGACTTAGGGGTGGTTCAAGAAGTCCCTGTTTCCTGCTTGACCTCCTCAGCATAAGTTGAGGGGATAGCCCAGTAGTGCAAACCTGGGACCCATACATCTGGAATTGCCACTCTGTGTAGCTGGCCAGTATTCATGGATCATCCATAGTCAGAACCAACCCCCTTCCCCTCAGCAGAGTGCCGTGCATaagtagtgtcccagcacaggtgtgccactaagctttatacacctgggtaaagtagctctctcaggttcacacaaaaggggatgaaggagttggcattgtgtgtttttccccactaggtgtcgctgtatTTATTGTGTATACTGTACTGGTCACAGCTGAAGGAAGAAATGGCTTATCTACTGTTTGTCACATGTTGTGTTtcctcctatcacaggtgcaggcttgtttccctctcttttctacctatcctaTCCCTTCTCTCTTATCCACACTTAGCCCTACCAAACTCAGACTAGCTTAGTtacccctataaaaaggagctagttcctcaAGGGAGGGCTTTTTGGTGTCAGTAGTGGAAGAGAGAGTCACTCGGGCAACCTACATGTTTCCCTGCTGTTAAATACTGCTGGCATGTGGTGCTAGAGAACTATGGAGGAAGTGAcatcctctgaggaaaacctttTCCACGCCAGGGATACTTTCTACAAGACAAAAGGCAGACACCTGGAGTTAGGTACTGgctccagtaggacaaatagtgtgaaaagctgacgtatcctactgcagTGCACGGCTCTTCTGGGAAGACTTGGAAAGTCTGTTtaacccagtgcagggacctgggacctcgtactaccctagcaggacgggaaagcagcactatagggcaaaaggcggTTAGATTAGTGAAACTATACGaaagtacgagtatcttcttcaaCTACTTCTGTTCTCCACTACGCTAATCCGACAgcgtacattgctacattggacagggtccTCAAGATGTTCCTCTACTCTACCTTGTTGTTACATCTCTTGCTAATACCTTCTGCCTGCAGCTGCAGGTTACTAAAGTTTACTtaatgtgtattgcactgaagttcttatCAGCAAATCAAGTTTAAATGCATCTTTTTATTCTATATCTACAATTTCTCATGGATCTCAAATGGAATTTCCATGGTAGTAACTGTAATAATAGGGAATGTACCACCAAACCCCAAAACACCATTATAGTGATGGTAGATGTTACCTAGCAGATGTCTACTTACTTTCCAGAGCTTCCTACCGTGAGTTTAGCTCTATCCAGAAACATCACAGACCTGAATGAGGATGTGACGGCTACTTGTGATATCGCTAAGAAACATCCTGAGACTTATGGTCTGTCTATCATTGTGGACGGTGAAGAAGAGGAGATACACCTGTTGTCTACAAGGACCCGCACATTCACTGCCAGCAGGAGAACTCCGCACCTTGATGTCACCTGCACGGCTTATGTTATTGGAAATTTCAACTTATTTCAAGCTTCAGCCCAGACCCTACAAGTACATTGTAAGTGTTTTGTGGTCCCATGTGGCAGCCAGTGAGGTTGTAGCGAAAGACGCCTAACGTATGAGATTACGAATACAAAGAAACTTAAGTTTAGGTGTAGAACATCGTAGTACATAGGagaatagatagacagatggataTCATTCATCAATAATATCAGATATTTATTGTTTCTATTTCAGACCCCCCAGAGTTCACTGAAGATTTGTGCCCCTCGACTTTATTTCTGGTAGAAGAAAAGAGACTATATGTTTGCCGGGCCAATGGGAATCCAGAGCCGAAAGTAGAATGCATTGCCAATGGACATTATATAAATGACATGGTGACAGTGACCAAAGGCATGTCCGGGAATTATACGTGTATAGCTACAAACCAGAAAGGAAATGCAACAAAGGAGGTCAAGGTTATTGTACAATGTACGTCTGCTGCTCTCTGTGATCTCCACTTCATCCTCACACTCAGCTCCCACCATAGTATTACATAGTGCCCACTGACATCAATGTAATGCATGCATATTCTCAGTCCTTCTTTCTGCCCTGAGTAGCACATTAGAGGACCTAAACTTATTACCTCAGAATTATTTACTAAGATTCTTGATGCTGTTACCATACCAGACTTGATGCTGTTACCATAGGTCACCATAGATATTTCCATCTACCACCCTGAATAGGGACAATATAgattactgtgtgtaatatatatctgCCAGTATCACAACATTCCCCTTATACCTATGTCACTCCCCCTGGGCATCCATTTTCTGTATTCCTTATAGAAGAatcttttccctcttttcctcaGATCGCCCATTGCGCCCAATCCTGACCGTTTCACCCAAAGGAAGAATCACAACAGGAAATCCACTAAGTATAACATGCAGGTCGGATGGGTCGCCGGATCCCACATACAGCTGGCTAATCCCCAATAATGCTGGGGTCACATACTCCCCGGATAACAGCACAGTCATCATCCACACAGCAACATTGGCCCAAAGTGGTACATACACATGTGTGGCCAGGAACAAACATGGAAACGCAAACGCAAAGCAGGAGGTGACGGTTGTGTCAAGTAAGTAACAATGTCAGAGAATTCGAAGGGTTATTTAGCAGAGCTTCATCCTCCCACTATCCCCCTCTTTCTATTATTCTGCTTGTTGAGGCGTCAGTCTTCACTATATTTCTGACATACTATTCCTGAACAAGGAAGCTCAGTATGAACAGatacaagactagagatgagcgaacctggagcatgctcgagtccatccgaacccgaactttcggcatttgattagcggtggctgctgaacttggataaagccctaaggctatgtggaaataatggatatagtcattggctgtatccatgttttccagacaacttagagctttatccaagttcagaagccccagctaatcaaatgcagaacgttcgggtttggatacactcgaacccgaacccggttcactcatctctatacaagaCATTTCAACCATATCGGAGATCTTTTAAATACCTgtaataattgttctgtgtcTCTGCTTCCCTTTACAGATGTTAATATTGGACTGATTGTTGGTATAGTGGCCGCCATACTCTTTGCAGTAGCCATTGTAGCCATAGTCGACTACGTCATTCGGAAAAAGGGTGGAAAGGGACTTTTCCACAGACTGTGGTTTAGAAAGGGCAACATTCGTGCTCCAGATAGGATCATGGTCAACCGGAATGAATTACTCTGATTTGCCAACTATGAAATTCCCACTGGAACCTCCCGACCCAAACAGTGAGCTTCAGCATTGTGAATATGGACTCCTATGTGAGCCGCCATGTTGTGATCTGTGCAGTCAAAAATGAAAATGTCAGCCGGTCACCATGGAAACTAAAATCCTTTTACTTTATCCTGGACATTGAGCAGAATGCTGACAAATACAGAAAGGAGGCGGAGTCTCTGACAGCCAATCTGATTCCAGCTATGATAGGAgtttctcatagcaaccaatcagctgtcAGTTTAAAGTGGAATGTCAAAAAGCTTCTGCTGCCAAGGCAACACAACTATTATTTTTTACGTTTATTTGTAAAATTTAACATTACTAAAACAAATGAGCATACCTTTTGGATATAACATTTTTtctcttaggctgggtccacactacgtttttcctatccatttaacatatacattttatggaaaaaacaaaTGCGAAAACTGAAGCAATAGCGTGccatccatttggatccgtttttccattgacttccatctttaaaaaaacggatgcatttttttaacgtacacaaaaatagtgttgactaggtttttctgtccgttaaaagtaaaaaaattaaaacggatagaaaaaaggtagtgtgaacccagccttacatgatTGAAGTaattctttactaaaaaaaaacaatttcacACCATCTTTTTCCTTCCATTTCTTTTCAAATGTCAAGGGACAGGTTTTGAAGACCACCTCTATTTTTCATGTCGTAAACACCAAAATACTTTAATTATCACTACTCTCTCATTAGCTCTCCCACTAATTCCTATTCTCAGGTATTATTACCCATATTATTAGAGGCCCATTCCTATTACGCTATACTTCctcccccctcatccccccatAGCACCATCTTTTATCACTTTAGCTcttattgtagtgtcccagcacaggccACTAAGtcttttatgcacctgggcaaagtatctCACTCATGTTTCTACAATGGGATATGGTTTAAGTGTATTCTctgttttcccactaggtgtcactactgtgttttctttatgcttcatagtgtgcacagcTGAAAGAAGCATTGGGTTGTCACATGTTTGTTTTCTCTCCAATCACAGGTTCAGGCcttgtttccctcacttttctgccTATCCTCTATCTTCTCTCTTTTACACCACACAGCCTCACCAATCTCTAGGAGGCTTGGTTTGCCCCTATAAAAGCGAGGATAGTTCCTAGTGGTAGTGGGAGGTGTTCTCTAGTTGagtcagtgagagagagagagacatggaCAGAGAGTCACTtcatgctgcagtgaagccagggtctGGCTCAGGCCAAGACCCTTGACAGGGACGAAGGGACTTATTCTACTTTTATGGAAGTAAccaccgctagcatgcagtgctagaccactcaggaggaaaggacatcctctgaggatcaccttgtccaggTATACTCTCTACAagacacagggcagcatacctgagttaggtactgaccccagtaggacaaagctgcaattagcctacgtatcctactgcaactCACAGCTGTTCTGAAAAGTTTCGGGAAATCTGCTCagcccagtgcagggacctggaaCCTCGTACTAACCTAACAGGATGGGTATCTCGAAACTGTAGGGCATAACTAGGCTATCCCGGCAAAGAACACAGCTagcttggacagggccctcaagatgctcctctactctcacttctaCAGTCTCTACTTCCTCTACCTCCTGCCTGCATCTGCAGTCACTGAAGCCTAAttgttgtattgcactaaagaatTTAAGTAAACGAACGTTATTCTGGTTAAACCACTGGACTCTGCTATTATTTttcacctacacaccaggttacacttgggttatgttttttcaacagctgtcgGTCCCATCTATAACCCTATCATAACTTTGCTATTTTAATGTTATCTTGATATTCTAGGCTGCGGTTATTTCAGTCCTCTTCCATTCACACCATAATAGACGAGCCCCCCTTCTATATCCTATTCCCTATCTCACCTTCACTACCAATATTTCATCACCTATATCTTCACCCTCCTCACTATTCTCTATACGATTCGATTGCTACTATAGACTGTGTCTCCAAAATCTTATAATCCAAAACTCTTAACCACTTTGCCTATTTCTTCCCTCCACTATCcattcactcccccccccccccccccccccaaaaaaaagaaaagaaaaggagtCCTCCCCTCTTCTATCGCTCCCTTTACGTTACACCTAATTAATGCCATGTTGGCCAAACTGACCAAGTTACTCTAAATTTCatactattctttttttttttttgcagacaaatATGCCATAATTATAATTATCATTACTCTAGGTATCTTATTTTTCCATTCACCTAACATTGGAGGATATCTATTTTCTTAATATACAGTTTTCTCACCATAAGTAAAGATTTATACTACACCGTCTTCTTTTTAAGTGGACATTTTAGGTCAGATAAATCACCCAACAgaaagtttaaagggaatgtactatCAGGCATGGGCtggactggaggcgggccgacccacccccagtgggaggaaaccccagcccctctatgatacggttccattgattctaaaggagccgcgtcatagagggacaggggtttcctcccactgggggtgggtcggcccgcctccagtccaGCCcatgcctgatggtacattccctttaagggttcctGATCCATTTTAATATTTAAAGTTGTAGATGTAGGCAAGGGCTCAAGACTGCATAGTCTCTGTCAGAAAATCTTGCATAAGAATCATCAGCATCTAGTCTCTGTCAGGGGACCTGCCTCCAGGCCAGGACCCGGGTGAAACGTCTGCAGGAACACTTTTTCTCTGATCACCAACTACTCTTCAACTCAactctcctcccaccaggaactagctggGCCAGTTAACCCTTTTTATACACCT from Dendropsophus ebraccatus isolate aDenEbr1 chromosome 1, aDenEbr1.pat, whole genome shotgun sequence includes these protein-coding regions:
- the LOC138768392 gene encoding intercellular adhesion molecule 5-like gives rise to the protein MKTCQILLTIFAVILIYQVRSQDKIPISLVFVPFEETVWLNCSTPDPDDTTHESRLEKRNITKGPNWSAVEVLVDDWENNQIFCMTDGKEIMLHEVMAYVLPSSISIDLQPQLEEGKEYTITCTVDQVAPLQYLTVYITRGGEVISSRSYAGPHVRDRQTVSHSYTFNASRSDNLMNFSCEAVLQLGSERHTVTSSEIPARTYTLPDAPVVSVQEWIEIGTSFTAECLVTNGFPPQDVRLSLFIDDTPLDVIPMVTDDGTVKGTAYGNAAYPRPGLRTIRCESELFTLFTATAVNVTFYELPTVSLALSRNITDLNEDVTATCDIAKKHPETYGLSIIVDGEEEEIHLLSTRTRTFTASRRTPHLDVTCTAYVIGNFNLFQASAQTLQVHYPPEFTEDLCPSTLFLVEEKRLYVCRANGNPEPKVECIANGHYINDMVTVTKGMSGNYTCIATNQKGNATKEVKVIVQYRPLRPILTVSPKGRITTGNPLSITCRSDGSPDPTYSWLIPNNAGVTYSPDNSTVIIHTATLAQSGTYTCVARNKHGNANAKQEVTVVSNVNIGLIVGIVAAILFAVAIVAIVDYVIRKKGGKGLFHRLWFRKGNIRAPDRIMVNRNELL